From Amphiprion ocellaris isolate individual 3 ecotype Okinawa chromosome 10, ASM2253959v1, whole genome shotgun sequence, one genomic window encodes:
- the LOC111586940 gene encoding quinone oxidoreductase-like — translation MGADMSSSKMMKAIRVSEFGAPSVLKMASVSIPQPGPGKVLIRVHACGVNPVETYIRSGNFEKPPLPYTPGSDAAGVVESVGKEVTSVKKGDRVYTTATESGSYAEYTIAAEDCVHKLPDVLDFAQGAAIGIPYFTAFRALVHKARVKAGQTILIHGATGGVGIATCQLARAMGLKVLGTAGTPDGMKLITKNGAHLAFNHREKGYTDKIMAATGGKGVDVIMEMLANVNLNKDVEMVAKRGRIVIIGSRGTIDINGWDIMAKEAIIVGVFIFYATLEQNKECEEYLFSGMEAGWLRPLVGPKYTLDKAAQAHKDIIESSGAAGKMILTM, via the exons ATGGGTGCAGACATGTCGAGCAGCAAAATGATGAAAGCAATCAGGGTCAGCGAGTTCGGAGCCCCGTCGGTCCTCAAAATGGCATCTGTGAGCATCCCTCAGCCCGGACCCGGAAAG GTGTTGATTCGTGTTCACGCCTGTGGAGTGAATCCTGTGGAAACTTACATCCGGTCTGGGAACTTTGAGAAACCCCCCCTGCCATATACACCGGGTAGTGATGCAGCAGGAGTGGTGGAGTCTGTTGGAAAGGAAGTCacttcagtgaag aaaGGTGATCGTGTTTACACCACAGCCACCGAATCAGGAAGTTATGCAGAATACACAATCGCTGCTGAGGACTGTGTTCACAAGCTGCCTGATGTTTTAGACTTTGCTCAGGGAGCAGCCATTGGGATCCCATATTTCACTGCTTTCAGAGCTCTGGTTCACAA AGCTCGTGTCAAAGCCGGACAAACCATCCTCATCCATGGAGCCACTGGAGGG GTGGGTATCGCTACCTGCCAGCTCGCTCGTGCTATGGGCCTCAAAGTTCTGGGAACAGCAGGGACTCCAGACGGGATGAAGCTGATTACCAAGAATGGAGCTCACCTGGCTTTcaatcacagagaaaaaggATACACTGATAAAATCATG gcAGCCACAGGTGGCAAAGGTGTAGATGTCATTATGGAGATGCTGGCAAATGTCAACCTCAATAAAGATGTGGAGATGGTGGCCAAAAGAGGACGTATTGTG ATTATTGGCTCCAGAGGTACCATCGACATCAACGGTTGGGATATCATGGCTAAAGAGGCCATAATCGTGGGAGTGTTCATTTTCTACGCTACACTG GAGCAGAACAAAGAGTGTGAAGAGTACCTCTTTTCAGGGATGGAGGCTGGTTGGCTGCGTCCACTCGTTGGTCCTAAGTATACGCTGGACAAAGCTGCCCAGGCCCACAAAGACATCATCGAGTCCTCCGGGGCTGCTGGGAAGATGATCCTGACCATGTGA